A window of the Cicer arietinum cultivar CDC Frontier isolate Library 1 chromosome 6, Cicar.CDCFrontier_v2.0, whole genome shotgun sequence genome harbors these coding sequences:
- the LOC101489459 gene encoding probable mitochondrial adenine nucleotide transporter BTL1, which produces MDIIDLLPNSTFDFRFQLPRQAQDFLERREVREFMSGALAGAMTKAILAPLETIRTRMVVGVGSRHITGSFVQVVEQQGWQGLWAGNMINMIRIVPTQAIEFGTFECTKRAMASLQEKWEQNECPKLQIGCLNLTLSLSWISPVAVAGAAAGVASTLACHPLEVLKDRLTVSPEAYPNLGIAIRNIYKDGGIGAFYAGLSPTLVGMLPYSTCYYFMYDTIKKSYCLTKNKKSLNRPEMLIVGALAGFTASTISFPLEVARKRLMVGALQGKCPPNMAAALSEVIRQEGLKGLYRGWGASCLKVMPSSGITWMFYEAWKDILLVQKGLI; this is translated from the exons ATGGACATTATTGACCTTCTTCCCAACTCCACCTTCGATTTTCGATTTCAACTTCCTCGCCAAGCACaa GATTTTTTGGAGAGGAGAGAGGTTAGAGAGTTTATGAGCGGCGCCCTAGCTGGTGCTATGACTAAAGCTATACTTGCTCCACTTGAAACCATTAg GACAAGAATGGTTGTTGGTGTTGGGTCCAGACATATCACAGGTAGTTTTGTTCAGGTAGTAGAGCAGCAGGGATGGCAAGGTTTATGGGCTGGAAACATGATCAATATGATTCGCATTGTTCCAACGCAAGCCATTGAGTTTGGCACATTTGAGTGTACAAAACGTGCAATGGCATCACTGCAAGAGAAATGGGAACAGAATGAATGTCCCAAGTTGCAGATAGGTTGCCTAAATTTGACTTTATCTTTATCTTGGATTTCACCCGTTGCCGTGGCTGGGGCAGCTGCAGGAGTTGCTAGCACACTTGCATGCCATCCCCTCGAAGTTTTGAAG GATCGGTTAACTGTAAGTCCTGAAGCATACCCTAATTTGGGAATTGCaattagaaatatttataaagatgGTGGTATTGGCGCTTTTTATGCTGGTCTATCACCTACTCTAGTTGGCATGCTTCCATACAGTACCTGTTATTATTTCATGTATGACACAATAAAGAAATCTTACTGCCTTACCAAAAATAAGAAGTCTTTAAATCGTCCGGAGATGCTTATAGTTGGAGCTCTAGCAG GTTTTACAGCCAGTACAATTAGCTTTCCATTGGAAGTAGCTAGAAAGAGACTGATGGTGGGAGCTTTGCAAGGTAAGTGTCCACCAAACATGGCAGCGGCACTGTCGGAAGTTATTCGACAAGAAGGACTGAAGGGTCTGTACAGAGGATGGGGTGCAAGTTGTTTAAAGGTGATGCCATCATCTGGAATCACATGGATGTTTTATGAAGCATGGAAAGACATACTGCTTGTCCAGAAGGGATTAATCTAA
- the LOC101490204 gene encoding uncharacterized protein encodes MDASESTKYEEDYSPSSTVIKFDRPIPSLRGPLPASPSDDPSAGPFVLAFKDSQAWATSFIACQRKIVQQCEEGARIGCAINASSKCKPPWWKILSSPKLSDLKEREVCEVREMEECFTAAKEKCVGFARDKCLVPFKDARIKVGGEFGVTNRRASELLDSDDCVKCILGERQQGHGN; translated from the coding sequence atGGATGCATCCGAATCCACCAAATACGAAGAAGACTACTCACCTTCATCAACCGTTATCAAATTCGACCGTCCAATTCCCTCACTTAGAGGACCATTACCGGCGAGTCCTTCCGACGATCCATCGGCGGGTCCATTCGTTCTAGCCTTCAAAGACTCACAAGCTTGGGCTACTTCATTCATAGCCTGCCAGCGTAAGATAGTTCAGCAATGCGAGGAAGGGGCTAGGATTGGTTGCGCTATCAACGCTTCCAGCAAGTGCAAGCCTCCATGGTGGAAGATTCTGTCGAGTCCTAAACTCTCCGATCTGAAGGAACGAGAGGTTTGTGAAGTGCGTGAGATGGAGGAGTGTTTCACTGCGGCGAAGGAGAAATGTGTTGGTTTCGCTAGGGATAAGTGTTTGGTTCCTTTTAAGGATGCAAGGATTAAGGTTGGTGGTGAATTTGGCGTGACCAATCGAAGGGCTAGTGAATTGTTGGATTCTGATGATTGTGTGAAATGCATTTTGGGTGAGAGGCAACAAGGTCACGGAAATTAA
- the LOC101490525 gene encoding reticulon-like protein B22, producing the protein MNNNNNNNDKERDSEVVVMERKRIIPSGSAEIGKSIIALVCGTLVYYHCAFKNSPIVSLFSDVFIVLLCSLAILGLLFRQMNVQVPVDPLEWQISQDTANTIVACLANTVGAAESVLRVAATGHDKRLFFKVILCLYALSALGRLAFGITIAYAGLCLFCLYMFAECSQTISSGVAWFLGRRNDTSREQDTIM; encoded by the exons atgaacaataacaataataataatgataaagaaAGGGATAGCGAAGTTGTTGTTatggaaagaaaaagaataattcCAAGTGGAAGTGCTGAAATTGGAAAATCAATAATAGCATTAGTTTGCGGCACACTCGTTTACTATCACTGCGCTTTCAAGAATTCCCctattgtttctcttttctccGATGTCTTCATTGTTCTTCTCTGTTCCCTCGCCATTCTCGGTCTTCTCTTTCGCCAAATGAACGTCCA AGTTCCCGTCGATCCACTTGAGTGGCAAATATCTCAGGATACAGCTAATACCATTGTTGCTTGTTTGGCTAACACTGTCGGTGCCGCTGAGTCTGTCTTGAGGGTTGCAGCTACTGGCCATGACAAGAGACTCTTTTTTAAG GTCATTCTTTGCCTTTATGCATTATCTGCTCTTGGAAGACTTGCTTTCGGTATTACTATTGCCTATGCTG GGCTATGCTTGTTTTGTCTTTACATGTTCGCGGAGTGCTCTCAAACAATCAGCTCAGGTGTAGCTTGGTTCTTAGGAAGAAGAAATGACACTAGTAGAGAACAAGACACGATCATGTAA
- the LOC101490847 gene encoding uncharacterized protein, translating to MDFLKIKKFRKSQKADIKKDLAEKAVLEPDELKPNSGGPDQCKSENADSAGDAEDDDDFITNEVKRRLKELRRNSFMVLIPEEDSCLEEGEDEEDEGEAVSNEWRDVEAEGQQWWRGFDAVFEKYCERMLFFDRMSVQHLSEIGKGSQNTSTPSPSPRSTSKKLASPLRCLSLKRFEEPDDETEHLQHPENNPYQDIETAYVGQICLTWEALHCQYSHMSYKISWQHENPTCYNRSAQEFQQFQVLLQRFIENEPFEQGLRPEIYARTRNTLPKLLQVPNIRGSDHELTDDSDMRVLAPDLIGIIENSILTFHLFLKRDKKKSSGVSNLFGNQNQLATPLQQVQSTLEKKVVKLKELRRRKKGWRKNSWPQKHEDIQLLLGLIDVKIISRVLRMTRMTREQLFWCEEKMKKLDLSNSRLERDPCPILFPC from the exons ATGGATtttttgaagataaaaaaatttagaaaatctCAGAAAGCAGACATAAAAAAAGATTTGGCAGAGAAGGCAGTGTTGGAGCCTGACGAACTGAAGCCTAATAGTGGTGGTCCTGATCAGTGTAAATCAGAAAATGCAGATTCTGCCGGTGATGCTGAGGATGACGATGATTTTATTACAAATGAGGTAAAGAGGAGGCTGAAGGAATTGAGAAGAAACAGTTTTATGGTGTTGATTCCTGAAGAAGATTCGTGTCTGGAGGAAGGGGAGGATGAAGAGGATGAGGGTGAGGCGGTCTCAAATGAATGGAGGGATGTGGAGGCAGAAGGTCAGCAATGGTGGCGAGGTTTTGATGCTGTTTTTGAAAAGTACTGTGAAAGAATGCTATTCTTTGATCGGATGAGCGTGCAACATCTTAGTGAAATTGGAAAAG GTTCTCAGAACACTTCAACTCCATCTCCATCTCCACGATCTACATCAAAGAAGCTGGCTTCTCCCCTTCGTTGTCTTTCTTTGAAAAGATTTGAAGAGCCTGACGATGAGACTGAACATCTTCAACATCCCGAGAACAATCCCTACCAGGATATTGAAACGGCTTATGTTGGTCAAATTTGCTTGACTTGGGAGGCTCTTCATTGCCAATACTCTCATATGAGTTATAAGATATCTTGGCAACATGAAAATCCCACGTGTTACAACCGTAGTGCACAGGAGTTTCAACAGTTCCAGGTTCTATTGCAAAGGTTTATTGAAAATGAACCTTTCGAGCAGGGCCTTCGACCTGAAATTTATGCTCGCACAAGGAATACTTTGCCTAAACTGCTTCAGGTCCCTAATATACGAG GTTCAGATCATGAATTAACAGATGATTCAGATATGAGAGTTCTTGCTCCAGATCTTATCGGGATAATTGAAAACTCTATCCTTACTTTCCACCTTTTCCTGAAAAGGGACAAGAAAAAGTCAAGTGGCGTTAGCAACCTGTTTGGAAATCAGAATCAGCTTGCAACTCCTCTACAACAGGTTCAGTCTACTCTTGAGAAG AAAGTGGTGAAACTGAAGGAACTGCGAAGAAGGAAGAAGGGTTGGAGAAAAAATTCGTGGCCCCAAAAGCACGAGGACATTCAACTATTGCTTGGCCTGATCGACGTGAAAATCATATCGAGGGTTCTGAGAATGACAAGGATGACTAGAGAACAACTGTTTTGGTGTGAAGAAAAGATGAAAAAACTTGATTTATCAAATAGTAGGTTAGAGAGGGATCCATGTCCCATTCTATTCCCTTGCTAA